In the genome of Calothrix sp. PCC 6303, the window GGTGGGGAAGTGGTTTCTCCAAGAGGTAATTTCCCAACTTGCTACAAGTTACCAGGAAGTATCAGAATCTTTAGTACTAACTGTTCCAGTAGATAGTTTTGAAGTCTATCGCTACTGGTTGGGAACTGTCTGCGAAGATTTAGCAGTTAAAGAAGTGCGAATGCTGGATGAACCAACAGCAGCAGCTTTGGGTTATGGTATCACTGGTGAAGAAGTTTTATTAGTAATTGACTTTGGTGGTGGAACTTTAGATTTATCTTTGGTAAGGTTAGATCAGAGTTTTCAACAAGCAAATAGTAAACCTGTAGGCTTCTTACTAAAATTTGCCAATAAATCCCTTGCAGAAACCTCCAAACAGAAAGTCAAAACAGCGCGAGTTTTGGCAAAAGCAGGACAAAATCTCGGTGGAAGCGATATTGATAACTGGTTAGTGGATTACTTTGTGCAAACCCAAAATATTCCAGTTAACCCCATCACCACCAGGTTAGCAGAAAAGCTCAAAATTCAACTTTCCAGCCAAACCCAAGCAACTGAAGTCTATTTCAACGACGAAACCTTTGAAAGTTACGAATTAGCACTCAACCGCGAGGAATTTGAAGATATCCTCAAAGAACGGGGTTTGTTTCAACAACTAGACATTGCTATTAAAAGTATATATCAACAAGTACAGCGTCAAGAAATCCAAATAGCAGATATTAGTTCCGTACTTTTAGTTGGAGGAACATCCCAACTACCCGCAGTGCAAAAATGGGTAAACAACCATTTTCCGTCATCTAAAATCAAATGCGATCGCCCTTTTGAAGCAATAGCCCAAGGTGCCTTACAATTAACCCAAGGTTTGGAAGTTAAAGACTATCTATATCATAGCTATGGTGTGCGTTACTGGGATCGACGCAACAACCGTCACAGTTGGCACCCCATCATTAAAGCAGGTCAACCATACCCCATGAGCAAACCAGCAGAATTGGTTTTGGGTGCATCCATGGAAAATCAACCCTGTATCGAATTAATCATGGGGGAACTCGGTGCAGAAACCGGAGGAACTGAAGTTTATTTTGATGGAGATAGACTAATTACACGTCGAGTTGATGGAGGAGTCACCACAGTCAAACCCCTCAATGATAAAGAAGGTGCAAGGAGTATTGCTAACTTAAAACCTCCTGGATTTCCAGGAAGCGATCGCATTAAAATATACTTCCAAGTAGACGCACAACGTTTTCTCCGCATCACCGTGGAAGACTTACTGACAAATGAAACTTTATTGGAAAATCAATCTGTCGCTCAACTTAGCTGATTTGAAATTTTCAAAAAAAGTAAAACTAAGGATTAGCGATTAAATAATAGACATCTCCAGAAATTAATTATGCGTTATCCAGAACCTTTGTAGAGACGTAGCATTGGTACGTCTCTACATTTTTTCGGAGATATCTAATATACATATCTTGTGGAATGGGCAGTGTTCGACTGAGCGCTCACGCCGAAGTCTTGCCTGTTAATCTAATTATGCATTCAGGATGCCTGATCCACAAAATCAAAACTTGCATTTTATTTAATATGCATTCCTAAAAGGTGTATTAATTTATAAAAATGAGAATTTTCTCATGTATCATAAGTGAACAACAGAATTGCCCTACCAGGTAGCATCTAAATTGTTAAGTTTTACTTTAAAAATACTAAATTTAATCAAACTATGCATTGGATAATTGCTGCTCCCTTCATCAATAAAATTAACCAAAAAGACGAACATTGGTTAGCCCCCTACGTCAGTAAAGAAAAGCACCAATTCGATATCATTCCTCGTCGAGAACCACTACAAAACTGGCACGAGCGAAAATCAGCCGTCACCGGAGTCAAAGATTGGTTAGTCTATTGGCAACAGGGTGCAGATGCAGTCAAAGCCACCAGAGGAGGAGTAATTACAGTTTTTCCCCAACTCCCCGCAGTGGTGGGAATGCAAAGACGAATTACCCGCAAACGCTTTCCCCTCGTTGCGTGGCTATTCAATGTTGGCACCTGTTCTAGTGGAATTCGCCGCAGTCTGGCACAAGCTAGTTTAGATGAAATCGATCGTTTTATCGTTCATACCCGCCACGAATGCAAAATTTACCATGAATGGTTAGGGATTCCCAAAGAACGATTTGAATTTGTCCCCTTCCACGAAAAAGAAATCACCGTCACCCACACGGAAAACACTACAGAGCCATTTGTTACGGCTCTAGGTTCTGCCCACCGTGATTTCCCCAGGTTATTTGAAGCAGTATCCAAACTTAGTTTACCCACAGTCGTCGCATCCGGAAAACGTGCATTAGAAGGATTAACCATTCCCCCCAACGTCCAAACACCCATGGGTATAAGTAAAGTAGAATGTTTGCAGTTAGCTCAAGAAGCCCGGATCAACGTCATTCCCCTGCTTCCCAACCCTAAAGTTACCGCAGCTGGACAAGTGACAATCGTGGAAGCCATGCAAATGGGTCGAGCAGTAATTGCTACACGCTGTCACGGTGCCGAAGACTACATTCAACATGGAGTCACAGGTTGGTTAGTGGAACCAGAATCCGTAGAAGATTTAACCGAGGCAATTGATACCCTGTGGAATGATGCAGAGTTACGCAACCGTCTAGGAAAAGCTGCTCAACAATATGCTAAAGATAATTTTTCCTATGAAGCTGCGGGAGTATCCTTAACCAGGATATTGGATGAAGTTGCCCAAGATTACAAATTTTGAAGTCTAGCAACCTTTGAAACTGTGGTGTAATAGCTAAAATCATCTACAAAATGACTAAATATTTTTGGTTTTTAGTCCATTGAAATTGACTTTTGCTAAACTCTTGCACCCTTCCAGGGTAAGGGCTAATGGGACTTGTGGGTACACCGTAGCCCTGCTCCCTGCCTCTTTTAATCTATCTACTATCTACTTATTACATTTCCAATGAAAAAGCTGTTAATCACTGGTGCAAGCGGTTTTTTAGGCTGGCATATTTGCCAGATTACCCAACAAGAATGGCAGGTTTATGGTACTTACTATTCGCATCATTCAGAAATTCCTGGTATCAAACTCCAAAAAGTTGATTTAACCGATTTTCAAGCATTAAAACAACTATTTCATGACATTCATCCTGATGCGGTTATCCATACAGCAGCACTATCGCAACCAAATTTTTGCCAGAACCATCCCCAAGAATCAGCGGCAATTAATGTAACTGCATCATCTAATATTGCAGGATTATGTGCTGACGCTCAAATTCCTTGTGCTTTTACTTCCACCGATTTAGTTTTTGACGGTTTAAATGCACCTTATAAAGAAAGTGATTCTGTAAACCCTGTGAATATCTATGGTGAACAAAAAGTTTTAGCAGAACGAGAAATGTTAGCGATATATCCGCAAATTTCTATATGTAGAATGCCATTAATGTTTGGTGCTGCAACTCCCACTTCCAAGAGTTTTATGCAGGGATTCATTGCCACATTAAAAGCTGGAAAAGAATTAAACTTATTTATTGACGAGTTTCGCACACCAGTAAGTGGCAAAACTGCCGCTCAAGGAATTCTAATAGCTTTGAAAAAATCTCAGGGAATCATCCATTTAGGTGGGAAAGAACGCATTTCTCGCTATGATTTTGGTAGATTGATGGTGGAAGTTTTAGAACTACCAAACACGAGTTTAACAAGTTGCCGTCAACAGGATGTAAAAATGTCTGCACCTCGACCTACTGATGTATCATTAGATAGCTCCAAAGCTTTTGCACTAGGGTATACACCACCATCTTTAAAAGCAGAGTTAGCTGGACTTACGTGTTAACTATTTCACCTTTGCCACTGCTGTAAAATATAGTCATAAAACCAATTTTGATCAACTTTATCCATCGCCAAAATTTTCCTGCCACCTGCAATAACTTTTGTTCTGCCTTGACTTTTTCCAGTTGTGATAATTTCTGTTTCTAGTTCTGTTAATTTGAAGGCTTCGGGATGTCCTAAATATGCTGTAGCCAAAACATCCCAAGCATAATAATCTTGAGGAATAACTAAGGCATAACATTGTCCAGCCAA includes:
- a CDS encoding SDR family oxidoreductase, with amino-acid sequence MKKLLITGASGFLGWHICQITQQEWQVYGTYYSHHSEIPGIKLQKVDLTDFQALKQLFHDIHPDAVIHTAALSQPNFCQNHPQESAAINVTASSNIAGLCADAQIPCAFTSTDLVFDGLNAPYKESDSVNPVNIYGEQKVLAEREMLAIYPQISICRMPLMFGAATPTSKSFMQGFIATLKAGKELNLFIDEFRTPVSGKTAAQGILIALKKSQGIIHLGGKERISRYDFGRLMVEVLELPNTSLTSCRQQDVKMSAPRPTDVSLDSSKAFALGYTPPSLKAELAGLTC
- a CDS encoding glycosyltransferase family 4 protein, giving the protein MHWIIAAPFINKINQKDEHWLAPYVSKEKHQFDIIPRREPLQNWHERKSAVTGVKDWLVYWQQGADAVKATRGGVITVFPQLPAVVGMQRRITRKRFPLVAWLFNVGTCSSGIRRSLAQASLDEIDRFIVHTRHECKIYHEWLGIPKERFEFVPFHEKEITVTHTENTTEPFVTALGSAHRDFPRLFEAVSKLSLPTVVASGKRALEGLTIPPNVQTPMGISKVECLQLAQEARINVIPLLPNPKVTAAGQVTIVEAMQMGRAVIATRCHGAEDYIQHGVTGWLVEPESVEDLTEAIDTLWNDAELRNRLGKAAQQYAKDNFSYEAAGVSLTRILDEVAQDYKF
- a CDS encoding Hsp70 family protein — protein: MSIAIDFGTSNTVVARWNPVTQQAETLTLPGLSLQQSLNPPLIPSLVYVEDAAQGKIILGQQVRDRGLDLASENRFFRSFKRGIGANIQGFLPELDGETVSFEMVGKWFLQEVISQLATSYQEVSESLVLTVPVDSFEVYRYWLGTVCEDLAVKEVRMLDEPTAAALGYGITGEEVLLVIDFGGGTLDLSLVRLDQSFQQANSKPVGFLLKFANKSLAETSKQKVKTARVLAKAGQNLGGSDIDNWLVDYFVQTQNIPVNPITTRLAEKLKIQLSSQTQATEVYFNDETFESYELALNREEFEDILKERGLFQQLDIAIKSIYQQVQRQEIQIADISSVLLVGGTSQLPAVQKWVNNHFPSSKIKCDRPFEAIAQGALQLTQGLEVKDYLYHSYGVRYWDRRNNRHSWHPIIKAGQPYPMSKPAELVLGASMENQPCIELIMGELGAETGGTEVYFDGDRLITRRVDGGVTTVKPLNDKEGARSIANLKPPGFPGSDRIKIYFQVDAQRFLRITVEDLLTNETLLENQSVAQLS